Genomic DNA from Halobaculum sp. MBLA0147:
GAACACGACCACCCGCACGAGCAGGCCGGCTACGTCGCCAGCGGGACGCTGACGTTCCTCGTCGACGGCGAGGAGATCGCGGTGTCGGCCGGCGACTCGTACGTCGTCCCCGGCGGCGAACCCCACGCGGCCGAGAACCGCGGTGACGAGCGCGTCGTCGGGGTCGACGTGTTCGCCCCACCGCGGACCGATCCCGACTGGGCCGGCGAGGAGTGAGTCGTCGGAGGGTCTCGTCACCTCGCCCGCTCACTCTGCCTCGTTCGGCAGACGGTCGTCCGGAGACACCGCAGACGGGACTTCGTCCGAGATCGACTCGGCAGGATCGGCTTCCGAGATCGACTCGGCAGGATCGGCTTCCGAGAACAACTCGGCCGGATCGGCTTCCGAGAACAACTCGGCCGGATCGTCGACCCGCAGTTCGTACTGGCCGTCGTGCGCCACGACGGGTGCGTAGTTCAGTCGGTGCCCGAGTGTGTCGCGGTCGACGCGAGACGGCGACTCGACCCCCGCGAGTCGGGGTCCCTCGTCGGGTGTGGTGAACTCGGCACCCTGCTCTGCAACGGCGGGGCGGCGTCGATCGGTGAGCACACCCTTCCGATCGGCCGACCCGACGAGCAACACCTTCGGAACCACGTCGCTCGTCTGGGTAACTCTGTGTGTTCCGTCGCCGACGGCGACGTAGTCGCTGGGGACGGACGCACGTTCGCGTGCGATCCCGGCGGCGCGGACCACACAGAACCCCTCCGCGAGGAGGTGTGCGAACGCCGCCCCGACCTCGGCGGCCATCTCGTCGAGTACGTCCCGGCAGGTGACGACCCCGGCGACGCTCCCACGCTCGATCAACTCGATCCCGTCCGCGTGGGACCGGCAGGCGTTCAACAGGAACGTACGTGCGTTCGACTCCGACAGCGTCGTCGGCGAGAACGTGCCGTCGACACAGACGATCCCATCCTCCGAGCGGTGTGCCATCAGGTGGAGGTGGTCCGACTCCTGTTCGAACACACGAGCCAGCCGTGCGACCGTGGGCCGTTCGACCACCTCCACGTCGAGTGCCAACTCGTCCGCACGATCCCCGTACCGCTCGACCGCGTCCGCGAGTTCCGTCGGTGCGTCTTCGACACACGAGACCGCCACGATGCGGAGGGGGGACTCCTCGTCGACGAAACGGTCTCGGTTCCGAAATCCCTCCGGACTCGCCTGGAACCCATCCACGGGTGGCCCGGAGCCGACTCGTCCGTGGTACCGGCCCCAGTCGTGTCGGCTCTCGATCCGTCTCTGGCGGTCGTCGTCGACGGCCGTCGCGTCCGCTTCGACCGACCGGACACGACCGTCGGATCGCTCGGCCGGCTCGCCTCCCGGCGACCCACCGGGACGCTCGGCCGTCACACGACGCCGCGCGGCGGCGGACGAGGGGTCGGGGGAGTCTCCCGGCGTCCGCCGGCTCTCCGGTTTCGCGTCGGTCTCGTCTCCGTCCTCGTCGTCTCCCACCGGAGGTCGCCCCCAGTCTTCACTCGGCCGCGTGTGGTCCGTGTCACTCGTCGCCTCGACGACGGCGTCGCTGGACCGCCACTCACCCGCGGTCGGAGCCAGTGCCGGGAGGTAGTGTGCGGTCCGAGCGACGACCGGCAGCGCGTCGTTACCGACCGACAGCGACAACGGCCACGCCGGGAACAGTCCCGACACGGTGGTGAAGTCGACCGCGAGGTACCGTTCGAGGCGCTCGCCGAGCGGCGCGTCGAACAGTCCCGGGTGGGTCAACCCCAGTGCCTCTCGTTGGGCGGCAGACGACACGTGGTCGGAGTAGTCGCCGAACCCACGTACCACACAGTCGCCGTAGAGGCTCCGCTGAAGCAACCGCGTCAGCCGACTCGCCAGTGCTGCGGTTCCCGCTCGTTCCACGGAGTCGTGTGTCTCGATCGGAGAGTCCGCTCCGAGCGACAGCGACCGAGTCGGGAGGTCGAGTGCAGGCGTCGCTCCCGACACGGTCTCGACGGTCGCACCGAGGTAGTACGCGAGTGGCCCGGCCACACACACTGCCTGTGGGTCCGCCGGGAGTGTGAGTTCGACCGCCGTCGTCGGCGTCGCCTCGCGGACGCCCTCCGGAACGTGCGTCTCCGAGCCCCACTGGACCGTCGGTGGTGGGCCTCTCGTCGTCACCCACGAACGGTCCGCCGTCTGGACGTCCGCGCCGGCCGCGAAGTGTGTCACTGCGGTCGCCATCCCCGCCGGGGTTCGAGGGACGGTCACCGTGTCCGGTGCCGTCTCGACCGACGACTCCACACCGAACGAGACGACGGTCGGCTCCTCGAACCGCAGGCGATTCCACTCTCCCGGGACGCGAGAGACACTGGCCGCCCCGTCGAACTGGAAGTACGACCGGACGTTCGTCTCCGCCACCAGGAGGTACCGGCTCTCTGGGAGCCGACCCGTCCGTTCCTGGTACCCGTCTCCCCCGGAGTCGACGGCACTGGACAAGTCGGTGATCTCGCCGGTCGTCCGATCGACCAGAGTGAGGTGGACGTAGGGGAACTCGAGTCCACGCGTCTCCCCCGTCAGCGTCGCGTCCAGTTCGTCGGGCCCGACGACACTCTCGGCGACCGCCGCCGACACCGACGACCCACTCCGAGCCGACTCCCACCCGTCCGTCGACACGCTCACTGTCGTCCCCGACTCGTCGACGGCTCGGAGGGTCCCCTCCTGCTCTCGGAGTTCCATACACGACTTCGATACTCTGCACCGAGTGAACAGCCTTTCTAATATTTCCACACTTGTGTTCGAAACCTCATGTGACCTGTGTGGCTCGGACACGGTGATAGGGGTGTAACGAACGCGAACAGTGTCGCCGTACACCGGTTCGACGGGGACGCACGGTGACACCCGGGGAGACGACGGGACTCCCGGCGAGTCTGTCACGACGGTCGGATCGGGGTTCCGATTCCGTACG
This window encodes:
- a CDS encoding cupin domain-containing protein, whose translation is MHVESHADAEGVEVVPQVHLQQGPAGTETSVQQFEIEPGAEVPEHDHPHEQAGYVASGTLTFLVDGEEIAVSAGDSYVVPGGEPHAAENRGDERVVGVDVFAPPRTDPDWAGEE